A stretch of DNA from Leguminivora glycinivorella isolate SPB_JAAS2020 chromosome 12, LegGlyc_1.1, whole genome shotgun sequence:
GCTTTTTTTATGTGTAACTTCGTCCTTTGTAGTTCAAGAATTTTTTGTGGGATGacttggaaatatttttttatgtacagaaaatctttttttaatgaattctttttataaaacacttacaatttttttattaacataaggAAGTCTCTGCTGTATGGAACAGGGTTACATTTTTGAAATGACGggcgtttgtccgatccttgatGATCTCATTACCTCTGCTTCTGGCCACGTCTCTTGCTGAGTCTGCGGCCCGAAGAAGGGGCTTGTAGGGTAAAGCGGTTGGTAGTGCCAGGTGCTACTCTTAAGCTGCGAGTGTCTGTAGACTTTGCTGCTTCCAcctaaaaataacatatttaaaaatgatgaattgatgatacaTGTCAAATTCAAGTAGTAGTAgcgccggcgtagctttatttgacgttcatatgcgcattgtaatatgcctacttgaaaaataaatatttcattttcattttcattttcaaaaaaGAATGCAAGGAAAGAAGAGAACATGAACATAAGTGAATTAGTAAGCAATCTTCATCCTTTGGTGACAAAATTGCTCTTACAAAGAAAATTATATGAGCAAAGAATTGCCAAATTTGACTTAACAGAAACAGAATCATTTGCATGATAGATCTATAATATACcttttccataaatttattgatCAAGTCTGTGCAGTTGAGGTTATTTTCAGGCTCCCAAGAATCAAACTTATTAGACCATCCTTTCCAATGGATCAGGAACTCCCTTTTGCCATTCTTGCCATGGTGAACCTCTAAGATACGGTCAACCTGAAAACAATAGTCTTTATGTAGCATAAAATATGTTCATTGACCTTTTTCTATTTCAGCATATTCCAACTCTGAATTGTAAACCTTATGATATTGTTATAAGATTAACAGTGAGCCCTATGAGGGGTACTTGGCAGTGAATATTATGTTACTGTGAAACTTTATTAGTAGACAGTATGAGTATTACATCCCTGtccaataaataattttaatgatttaGTTTAATAAAACAAACTGAATGTAAAACAAGTAAGGCAATGATTGCATGATGGCCCACCTCATACTCAGCATTTTCATCAGCATTCTCACTGTCCCACTCAGTCTTGGCTCTTTTAGCCTTCTTAGGACTTGATTTTTCCTTTTTAGCTCCTCTCTTCTTCCCTTTCTTTGGAGAAGACTCTTTTTTCTTGGTTGAACTGCCTttctaaaattgaaataaacaaacattataactttttaaattaaaaacaggGTCCGTGTAGAGCAAGCACAGTCGCAAGGCAATGTTCTTGGGTGGCAGTAATATAAAGAATTCAGTTGGCCAAGTCCACACAGAGACAAGTATGTTGCGAGGCAATGTAAACCTGTCTCGGCCAAGCATAAAGCCCATGTAGCATCCTTGCTTGATGTGGACCCAGCTGTAAACTGATTTTTCTTAGATTGCACATATATAAAATCTAAGATGACATAAATTGAAAAAtctttttgcctattttcttaataatacttataaaaaagctctttcttttttatatgtaacacaaaatagttcaaaaaactttgatttttaattttcacttttaccaggggcggctcactccgcgattctatcgccgcgctacaagtacatgctggcggccgcgagctcgcggcctaatcaggggtggcgcgcgttctcacggaacgcacgttcgtactttccgttgttactttacgtcgcaaatacttttttaaggttcatatgagatgtccgcgtgtggaatggctaataatgctagTTAAATagccatcatgaataaaataggacaatcttcaacagatctactattgattatcccacggaaaagttcaataaggcttgcgatgttgggacttaaacaaaaatatatgaatactgtatatatacctagagagTACCCAAAACGACTATAagattataacattttatctgagtattaattccttttaatccataggcaaccctatcgtccgacgctgcgcacgtgcggctcgtttctttgttagaattttgtaggcatttaaaaaggcggcattttgtgaacatcaaggcagtgagccttctgtacttgtactactatatattctgtgcttttactcccccaaaagtggcccctataattaaattttctaatttaaattGCATGttcgtctttgggtcacaggttacCTACCATATGTATgttgtgtgcgtgtggattgagtgagcaccttccgaaaataaaaaaaaatatgctgatcatttagttaaagttctaaaacaattgtaaaacgaatctctgaatttgtaaaaagataaatcaaaagatacagtcattaactcactcagttctcacaaactaccaacgaaaacagtgaatgtattcatttaacatataatatttatatactaacatttagtaaaaaatatgccaacttacctctataaatctaaagatcacctagtgacgtatttaattttttacaaatagtttcttatgctcactcaatcctcacacttttgaaacgccgaattttgatgaaaaacataagatttacgCTATTATactatgtgtatagtttagtaaaagcaaagacctatataacttcgtatagacagataaagtctaagaaaaaaacgtacctcaaaacaatacagaaaaaggtatggtgagttagatggcgatacacctttggggtacgctcggttagatggcgctaatattaatatttgtcattttaaaacatatagagctaagaatatgggccaaattgtcaaaactgaggttcaaaagttttaagcttgtgtcgagagatggcagtctctgcactgtgattacacattttactttgacagtcactctctttaatactctatcctctttggtaaaagtgaaatgggaatttgtaaaatacaaaacgaaccactaacgtgtcaggtttttttataataaatttttgtaagtgctcactcagtccacacgttttgagaaagttaaaaatgtaaatatcttaagatttgtagcaccacagacactcgaaagtacttcaacatttagtaaaaatttttactaaatatccaccatctaatattttatattcattgtctggttttaaagatattcagatataacttttctcatagaaatgtatcatgtagggtgaccacactatgtcggctcctttAGCATACTTACTTCCTCATGATATTTGCTGATGAGCTCAGGGCAAGAGAGAGTGTTTTCAGGTTCCCAAGTATCACTATCAGCAGAATAACCCTTCCAGCGAATAAGATAATGCAACTTCCCTTTGATTTTCTTGGAGTCTACCACTTTTTCcacctttaaataaataacatactcATATTATGGACATTGCTAGATTATGattagagaaaaaaaatcttaaattattcAGAATAGATTTTATATTCCCCTTTAAACTAGTATTTACCTCGTATTCTTCTTCGGCACCATTGTCCTCTTTCTCAGATTTCCTCTTCTTGCCTTTGCTTTTAGAAGACTTTCCTTTTTTTCCCACTTCTTTTTCTTCGGATTCGTCTCTAGATGCTTCAGCGTCCGACTCGGTAAGTTTATCATTTTGGTCGGATTGTTGTGTATCAGACCGATCATCATTTATTACCGACCCGTTGGCAGATGAAATGCCATCGTCGTCCGCACGGCTTTTTGATACTTTACGCATGGTAAATTtcttaaaataaacaattatgGCTAAGAACCTTTAAATGATTAATAAACACTGGAAAATAACACAAACTTTAAGTGAAATTCGAAATATTCAAACACCGAAAACACGCCGAATACGCAGTAGGAGGGAAAAGAAAACTTGGCTTGGCTtgcttaacttttttttaattcatattctgATTCTAGATTTTTAGTCTCAATTATTTAAGGATAGTCTACACGCACAGCAGCACTGACAGTTGACAGATACGTTGTCTATGGTTAACCtctaatttttaaaaaatctgttCTGTCAATCAATTCAGTACAGACAGTGGGAGTGGGACTCTGAAAGAGATGAGTTATAGAAATTAAACAAGGTTTATCCTAATTTTGAGCCATGACAAGTAGAAGTACGAATTATAAAAATTCACGAATGAATtacaattttcaaaatgaatcttttgaaagcaaaGCTAATAAACCTACCCGAGAAGCCTCATCTATTTTGGAAGTTCTCGTTTTAATGATAGTGCACATTTGCAAGAAGGTACTGTTCTTCGACACCAATTTAAAAATAGCAGTTTATTTAGGAGCTCTTTTTTTGATTTCGCTTATGGCGGACAGTCTAACGTTTCCGAAAACATATTTCTCAAGGAGTGATAATATATTCAACCAATATTTCGTTAAAATTGGATGGTTTTGGACATTATTTATGACGGTGCCCTACGTTCTGTTGACATCCTACACCACTTGTTGTGGAAATAGAAAACTCATAGCTACAGCACACTTGTCGAGATTGGCGATTGCTACATTTTTTTGGTACACATGGACAATGATCTTTAATGTTATTGAGACCAAATATGGACGTTGCAATATGAAGAATGTAGACAACAAagtaatgtgtttaaaaaacgGGGGCTTTTGGAATGGATTTGACATATCTGGTCATTGTTTCATTCTTATATATTCAAGTTTAGTAATGATAGAAGAGGCAAGAGCCATAAATGGATGGGAAAGAATAAAAGATTACATCAGGGATGAGAAACATGCACGAAGCATAGATGATAAATCTGTAAGCTTGAACCCTCTAAGGAAAATTTCAGCTGAGGAATTAGAGGTTGTAAAAACCTCTTATGAAAAATGGACACCCTATGTGAGAGGATTTTTGATTGCAACAACTCTGCTTCATATACTGTGGGATGTGATGCTTGTATCTACAATTCTTTATTATCACATAATGGTGGAGAAATTCATCAGTGGTGTAATAGCTATATTTACATGGTTTGTGACCTATAGAGTCTGGTATACAATACCAAATGTTCTTCCTAATTTACCTGGAGATGGCACATTCAagtataacaaaacaaaattgacATCAACTCCTACCTTCAGAAAAAGAAGCACTACAAATGGTAAACATTTTATGGGAATGCCTATCAATCGTCAGGATGCTACAGAGGCTGCAACAGAGGAAAAAAGATAATCTAAGTAGTTGAGGTAATAAGCCAGACATTATGTTTCATCTCAAGTAGTTAGTATGGTTGTAGCATTTCTGGGATTCAAAGTAATTCATAGTCATATATCAAGGGTACCTGGATGCAAGTTTAAAAATGTTGATATTAGTAAATTAGTTAATCTGGGTGCAGTGGGTAGGAtaagaaatataattatttatagaaagttaactttttaaatttGCACAAGTTCTATATTAAATCAAAAAGATATCACACTGATAGCTATTTAttggttataaataaatatttaagaaataaaagtttttatacAAGCTACTAATactgtttctttttataaagtATAAATATTCTTCTAATATTCATTTGTTCCATATTATTAACAAAGAAGTTTTCTGAAAACATATAATACTGCAACAACAATGCCAAGTGATGCCGCTCCAGCAGCACCAACATATGCCGGTGGTTGGGAAGTAATGATCATCTTTATATGGTATGGTAAAGTTGGCACAGTCTTCTTAAACGATTCTCTTTGTTGGACACGATGATAGTAACTCTCTATTAGGGGGCGTTTGCCTTGAGCCCAGAATCTGCCTTCAAGTCCTAGTTCCCACAAACGATGCAAAAGTATTGCCAAATCAACATCCGCTATGCTGAATTGTTCACAGCACAGCCAAGTATCTACAAATAGGGAAAAAAGATGAAGGACAAATAGccatttgtaataattttgaataATTACATGCAAATTACCTTCATTTTGTTCTTTCAACTGTTCCTCAACCTGTCCTAAGACTTGGTCAACTATATTCAATACTTTTAAATATTCTTCTTCACTAGTAAGTATTTCATGTTTTCTGTCTTGAATTTCTGCTTTATACAGTAGAATGCCTCTTGCTTTTGGGTTTTCTTCAGCTAATTTTCTAAGGTTTTTGGAACTGCCTAAGTCCCCACCTAATAaaggaatttttttttatcaatttttaaatattattacacattataaacaacataaaaacgaatttgaattACTATAAATACTATATGCTACTCACTTTTGAGGACTTCTCGAACAGGCAAAATAAAAGGCAACTTAGGCCTGCCACACAATTGAGGGTGAAAGAAAGAACCCACAGTAATAACACCTGCTGGTAGTGCGTCAATCAGGTCACGGAATTTGTTTATGTTATTTAAAACCTTTCTATCCGTTGACACATTAATTAATGGAGTAAGTTCTAAAATAAAACCAAACATAATTAGCTACTCATGCCTTACAGGTTTGCTCAGAAGGGTTGGGAACTGGTGCCTACCCTCAGTCTGCCATCCTTGAAAGTTCTATAGATCACAAAGGTCTATTCTCTTAAAACAGTGGGAAGCAACGGGAGAAAAAGAGTTATTTCATAGAATAAATTGTGAGCCCTGACTTGAGATTAAACATATGACTCCAAAACACATACTAGGGTCTAAATAGTCCTCCAAATAATCAAGGATTCTTGTTGAATCTGGGATGATATCATTGTTCACTTTAAGTACTGGAATTTCTCCTCGTGGATTAATATCGAGAAACCAGGAAGAATATTGTTCTCCTTTGGTGATATCAAGTAATAGTGGTTCAAACTctacatttttttcatataacgCCATTAACACCTGTAACAAAAACATGTAAAAATGAGAAAACTGTAGGCCTACAGGGTCAAGTATTTTAGTCTTAGACAGATAATTATGGTATAATTTTACAGTTAGTTTGTTTTCGAGGTCATTTTGTGATAAGATATAATCTAAAATGAAGAGGAGAGAGATGATTCATGAATTCTTACCTTTTGAGAATAAAAGCTGTAGTAGTTACAGTATAGGAAGATATTAGTTCCATTATTAACGGATTTCGCACTTCCTTTCGGTATTGGTAGTTTTTCAAGATACTTTTGAACATAATGCAtgattagatttatttattgtttagaCGCACTAGGCAATTCCaacttatttacctacttaaagtAATAAAAAGTTAAGAAACCCATGACATGAGTATTAAGTTTTGTTAGGCGGCTTTTTCAGATCAAATAAGAAGGACCAAcctacaaaaattaaaatcaggTGACATTCGACCATAAACACTAGATTACTTTTTTTCgtgttaagctaggaacatactacgcggacgtccgtcgtaaatcgaccgcagacgggaatctggacaatggaaatagacataaccgtgcaaactatcggtcgacggacgtggacgtggccttgagcgcatggacgtccgatcgaaatctggctcgctggatgttttgttccgtgcacactgaagcaaggaacacactacgcggacgtccgtcgtaaatcgaccgcgaccgcgaccgatcagtgtgcacggaacaaaacatccagcgagccagatttcgaacggacgtccatgcgctcaaggccacgtccacgtccgtcgaccgatagtttgcacggttaagctaagaacacactacgcggacgtccgtcgtgaatcgaccgcggacgggaatctggacaatgatattacacataaccgtgcaaactatcggtcgacggacgcggacgtggccttgagcgcacggacgtccgatcgaaatctggctctctggatgttttgttccgtgcacactgataggtcgcggtcgcggtcgttttacgacggacgtccgcgtagtgtgttcctagctttatgtgtaatttcattgcccagattcccgtccgcgttcgattcacgacggacgtccgcgtagtgtgttcctagcttgctcggtcgcggtcgcggtcgatttacgacggacgtccgcgtagtatgttcctagctttattagacgttatcacgtcaaaaaacaaataatatgcCTTTTATTTCATTACACCAAAAACTAAAGTCAACTACCCACGAATTATGTTTATCGATAAAATTACTACCCACAACCGCTAAACCGGTTGTTGTCAATTTTAGTtccataaagctaggaacacactacgcggacgtccgtcgtaaatcgaccgcggacgggaatctggacaatggaaatacacataaccgtgcaaactatcggtcgacggacgcggacgtggccttgagcgcacggacgtccgatcgaaatctggctctctggatgttttgttccgtgcacactgataggtcgcggtcgcggtcgttttactacgcggacgtccgtcgtaaaacgaccgcgtccgcgacctatcagtgtgcacggaacaaaacatccagagagccagatttcgatcggacgtccgtgcgctcaaggccacgtccgcgtccgtcgaccgatagtttgcacggttatgtgtatttccattgtccagattcccgtccgcggtcgatttacgacggacgtccgcgtagtgtgttcctagctttaatgtCCGTTGGACTTTGTGTGAGACCGCCACTAGTATAAACGTGTAAAGGTTttgtaagtgtgtgtgtgtgatggGAAGGGGGCATTTTTTGGTATGGAGTTGGCGTTCttctcctagtgagtattatattctttgcaatgaatatacacttaaccgtgcaaactatcggtcgtcgaTCGTGGACGTGGTCTTGagccacagatcaatacaacaagatggcccttacagggcgactcgcggtcaccaagcatacgacaaatcaggtttataaaagtttgaacgcgtgcgacaccgatcagtagcgcccaagtatacgacccgctaacagtgtccgtgtccgctcgggaaaaaatcttaaataatcaattttggttgcaaacaatggtctcttacagcataaagtggtgtggcaagtcttctaacacttctacatgtaaaaaagatggaacaacattccacagttaagtcaaattaattattttgttgaatattgtttattgtccgcggagttcatttatactggtcaatatggttgtgctgagcggcgccgaggcgcgtccatccctctttaccgagttaacaatgtgatatgctatccctttcacgtaaacgactaggcatggggccatgttagtttatgtctgttgcgggaacttcgtactgccgttcgtaccatgtgctaccattttatgaaatataaaagaaagcagatttgtaatagtgaataattatctagaatctgtagagtctgtagtggtatttagttcattgattagtttagaatatttagttggttatttaacttagtaaacgtaagtaaaaatgcacagtttagttattagttactagaatgatttttattgagatgctatcacaattatcatcctccttgcgttatcccggcattggcattcgccacggctcatgggagcctggggtccgctttggaaactactaccaagatttggcgtaggcactagttttatgaaagctactgccatctgaccttccaacccgaagggtaactaggccttattataatttaattataatattataatttgttgcaaaacaaattcaccacagtactggtaccggtaccattgtctataatagacatgtcccattcccatccctactgctaatcataaaggcgcgccattatttgaaacgaccaatggcagcaccgtgcgcgcccgcctcaccccgcaaggattggtgatttgcgtctcgaacaatatcgcttgcatttggcttctagtggggtgttctgtgtctTGAGCGCACgggcgtccgatcgaaatctggctcgctggatgttttggtcagctgaagccacgtcccgaagaccgtgcacactgctgatcggtcgcggtcgcgcgaccgcggacgtccgcatggtatgttcctagctttattttTGCCCGgagagcgcgcacacgggcaactgttgtcgcgaccatggcctagtatgaaagtgcgcacacgaggcgacgcaacttttcatacaaatacgaatgtcgccgagcaactgttgctccgtgggcgcgcaccctaacTTTTTACTTGCTTCTATAAATTATCTGTAGTCTTGCTTGGGTGTCTATGGTTATTAGCAGAATGAGGTGGTGGGTGGTGTTTTTATGGATTTATTTCTTTGATAAACATAGTTATTCTgcctaattattaaatataacacCTCCCTAACTTTCTGTACCATTTGTCTCCACATATTCAAGCTTATTCTTCTCGTAATATGTTATCGTAAACTCTCAATTTAAAGTTACATGATCTTAGCTGTTGATACAGTATCTGAAAATGGAGGCATCCAATAACACCGACGCCGTGAATCTTGGTGTTGGTGAAGTCGAAGCCGAAATAGGAGAAGAACTGAAACAGCTCGAGGAAGGAAAAGATTATGATACCCGCAGCGAAGTATCAAGCTCATCTTCAAGTGATTCAAGCTCTCCAAGCATAAGCACCGCCAGTTCTAAGTCAAAAGAAAGACGCGCAAATCGTAAACGTACCAAGTCGGAAAGCCATTCGCCGATACAAACTAAAAGAACACGTATTACAGCCGCTAACAACAAAACAAAGACGTATGATTACATGACGAAACTGAATTATCTATTCAGagatacaagattttttttaattaagtctAATAATGCTGAAAATATTACACTATCCAAAGCTAAAGGTGTGTGGTCAACTTTGCCACAAAATGAAGCAAATTTAAACCAGGCTTATAGAGAATCAAGAAATGtgctattaatattttcagtgaaggaaagtGGTAAGTTTGCGGGATTTGCGCGTCTGAGCAGTGAGTCGAGAAGAGATGTGCCACCCATATCATGGGTACTGCCGCCGGGATTATCTGCTAAGGTACTAGATGGTGTGTTTAAAGTAGACTGGATCTGCCGCAAGGAGCTGCCATTCAGTAGCACTCTGCACTTGTATAACCCCTGGAATGAAGGAAAACCTGTAAAAATCGGACGAGATGGTCAAGAAATCGAGCCCAAAGTTGCTGAGGAATTATGCCGATTATTTCCAGAAGACGAAGGTATTGAAATGACACCAATACTTCGTAAGTCAAAAGAGGCCTCTAAAAAAGCTTACTTAAAGAGTGGTGGTAATTATAGAACATATAGAGCCCCACTGTTGACAAGAGGTTCTAATTTTAGAGCAAGGCTGAACACATCTTCTAGGAGCCGGCGTAAAATTTTTATGCCTCCTAGGAACAGACTGTCATCTGGGTCATACAAGAGAAGGTCTCCATCACCATACATGCGTGATAGGCTGCCACTGTGGTTTACACGTGGTCGGGACAGCTACAGCAGCAGTAGTTCAGCAGCAGCAGAGGCATATGTGGCAGAGTACATGAGATCTATGCACCACCAGCTCCCACCACTACCATATGTGCCTCCGCCAGGATTCAGTGGTGCACTTGCGTCGTATGATGGCCTGCCTCCGCCACCACCGCCGCCTCCACCTCGATACTATGATGCCCCATTAGCAGATTATCCCCGATCAGTGCTAGTGTACGATAAGAGGTCCTATGAACGTTCAGTGGATGAGTTTTTGTGGCGTACATCTGACCGTTCGCGCGGTCGTAGCCGCGACCGTGATTCCCACAGATCTTACCGTGACAGACGGTAAAGCCTGTATCTCCACCGATGTATTAAATAATTGattatcattaataaataaaaattgtgtttgaactttgaactttattggtttgaaaatataaaattggtGTGTGTGTGATGAACCTTGTGAAGGACAATGGTTACAGTTTGGACTATTTTGAATCTATTTATCCCGTGTTTTAATGGGACATTCAAGTTGCAAGAAGCAGGCAGACGGAGAAGAGCTTGTTGTGAATCCTTATTGAATGCAATGAGGCAAATTTAACTGAAGTCAATGTTTTGAAGTACTTGATAAGAATTTAAACTCCAACCTTGTTATTAGCGcagtttattattttacaaactTTTGAGCGGTACTTGTATACATAGTACATGTGGCTCATTTTTTGAAAGGATCTTACCGTTGCAATTTTATTGTATCTTCATTTTACAGTACTTGCAAAATGTGTGCAAATAGGTACACATagcttgtaatattttttttgttaataagttCTTAATATGTTTTTACAATATGCCTTGGCAATCACACAGTCTTTGCATTATAGGTAGACTTAGCTTGTGTATTTCATAATGTAAATTTTGTACTTAAATTACTTCTGTGAGGTAGATTATCAATCAGCATCTTCCTTCTGTGCATGATCATTGATGACATTGCTGATAAATTCCTCATAGTATTCTACTAATTCGACCAGTCAAAGGTTGTTTCCCACAGTGTgtgtgttattttttgtcacatttgaccggttcgaatcccgatccCGACTGAgtcaagcgatttttcataaatccttaaatgcataatttattgtttttaaaaacaaaggaaagtctcccttacacaaaatgtgctatttacaatatttaaggtagttgccatccatgtggcattcgatttttccacactgtatatttttacgtaGTTCACTTGTCTCTTCACCTTTGGCTATCCTCAACTTCCCCATTGTGAACGAGATTGACGTGTCCTCGCTCCTTCTTGCCGTTAGctgaattacaaaaaaaataatatttgtagtGCTAGGAGGCATTCTTCTGCAGATGAGTCATTAACAATCTCAAGATGAATGGTTGCAAATCCACATTCTCTCTAAGAGGAGCTCACTCAATATTAATAATGGCTATGCACCTCCAGTTGGGCAACGCAACGGTCGACCACTCCGGTCTACTCAGGGTCTAGTCTAATGTCTAATCCTGGTGACTCTAACCATATTTTGCACATTAGTCACGTCGCTTGTCTTTTGACCACCAGTTTTCCTCACATTTTCATCTCGTGTCCGCATATCCATTATTACTTTCCCGCCATTACTCTACCACACTCAtcagtcatcatcctccttgcgttatcccggcatttgccacggctcatgggagcctggggtccgctttgacaacgaatccgaaagcgactgccatctgaccttccaacccgaagggtaactagaccttattggaagcactccggtttcctcacgatgttttccttcaccgaaaagcgactggcaaatatcatatgacatttcgcacataagttccgaaaaactcattcgtACGAGCCGGGGGGTTCGAACCCGAGACCTCCGGATCGAcagtcgcatgctcttaccaTTTTTTTTGCATTACTCTACCCAGTATCAACAATAAAACacataccggtcaaaatcataaccctccttttgcgttgccgtagtcgggtaaaaagTTAACCAAACACAAACATAGTGTTACCACACTACAtaattattaagaaaaaaaaaaccccgctTTTGGGGTCCTGCACggaaagcatggtcgcgcgatagacgataaaatatcaggccgtccctatcgcacttacgtaTAGTGCGAtatggacggcctgctattttatcgtctatcgcgcgaccatgcttcccgtgctggtgaaaggtactcgcgaatgttggattatgtagaaactagcttttgcccgcggcttcgctcgcgttagaaagagacaaaaaatttgccaatgtcactctccatcccttcaactatc
This window harbors:
- the LOC125231685 gene encoding ganglioside-induced differentiation-associated protein 1, which produces MHYVQKYLEKLPIPKGSAKSVNNGTNIFLYCNYYSFYSQKVLMALYEKNVEFEPLLLDITKGEQYSSWFLDINPRGEIPVLKVNNDIIPDSTRILDYLEDYLDPKLTPLINVSTDRKVLNNINKFRDLIDALPAGVITVGSFFHPQLCGRPKLPFILPVREVLKSGDLGSSKNLRKLAEENPKARGILLYKAEIQDRKHEILTSEEEYLKVLNIVDQVLGQVEEQLKEQNEDTWLCCEQFSIADVDLAILLHRLWELGLEGRFWAQGKRPLIESYYHRVQQRESFKKTVPTLPYHIKMIITSQPPAYVGAAGAASLGIVVAVLYVFRKLLC
- the LOC125232079 gene encoding YTH domain-containing protein 1, whose amino-acid sequence is MEASNNTDAVNLGVGEVEAEIGEELKQLEEGKDYDTRSEVSSSSSSDSSSPSISTASSKSKERRANRKRTKSESHSPIQTKRTRITAANNKTKTYDYMTKLNYLFRDTRFFLIKSNNAENITLSKAKGVWSTLPQNEANLNQAYRESRNVLLIFSVKESGKFAGFARLSSESRRDVPPISWVLPPGLSAKVLDGVFKVDWICRKELPFSSTLHLYNPWNEGKPVKIGRDGQEIEPKVAEELCRLFPEDEGIEMTPILRKSKEASKKAYLKSGGNYRTYRAPLLTRGSNFRARLNTSSRSRRKIFMPPRNRLSSGSYKRRSPSPYMRDRLPLWFTRGRDSYSSSSSAAAEAYVAEYMRSMHHQLPPLPYVPPPGFSGALASYDGLPPPPPPPPPRYYDAPLADYPRSVLVYDKRSYERSVDEFLWRTSDRSRGRSRDRDSHRSYRDRR
- the LOC125231684 gene encoding acyl-coenzyme A diphosphatase FITM2; translation: MTSRSTNYKNSRMNYNFQNESFESKANKPTREASSILEVLVLMIVHICKKVLFFDTNLKIAVYLGALFLISLMADSLTFPKTYFSRSDNIFNQYFVKIGWFWTLFMTVPYVLLTSYTTCCGNRKLIATAHLSRLAIATFFWYTWTMIFNVIETKYGRCNMKNVDNKVMCLKNGGFWNGFDISGHCFILIYSSLVMIEEARAINGWERIKDYIRDEKHARSIDDKSVSLNPLRKISAEELEVVKTSYEKWTPYVRGFLIATTLLHILWDVMLVSTILYYHIMVEKFISGVIAIFTWFVTYRVWYTIPNVLPNLPGDGTFKYNKTKLTSTPTFRKRSTTNGKHFMGMPINRQDATEAATEEKR
- the LOC125231686 gene encoding heterochromatin protein 1-like translates to MRKVSKSRADDDGISSANGSVINDDRSDTQQSDQNDKLTESDAEASRDESEEKEVGKKGKSSKSKGKKRKSEKEDNGAEEEYEVEKVVDSKKIKGKLHYLIRWKGYSADSDTWEPENTLSCPELISKYHEEKGSSTKKKESSPKKGKKRGAKKEKSSPKKAKRAKTEWDSENADENAEYEVDRILEVHHGKNGKREFLIHWKGWSNKFDSWEPENNLNCTDLINKFMEKVEAAKSTDTRSLRVAPGTTNRFTLQAPSSGRRLSKRRGQKQRVRYDDAE
- the LOC125232080 gene encoding uncharacterized protein LOC125232080, translating into MPKYYLASLVFPSQPQPVYLPIYRVSQKYHATVTPVSGSRAAQEKPNQPNMTSLTARRSEDTSISFTMGKLRIAKGEETSELRKNIQCGKIECHMDGNYLKYCK